A part of Desulfobacterales bacterium genomic DNA contains:
- a CDS encoding ferritin family protein codes for MEFNSIQDILDFAISKEKEAAAFYTEAGKEESMSGAKEMLKEFAQEERKHQTLLEEFKKKGFAPGISDYKFKWITDIKRSNYIVDMEYRKGMPYNELLMLAMKREEKALALYNEMQLKAETPEGKKLFKMLCQEEAKHKLSLETMYDDYMAQMGD; via the coding sequence ATGGAGTTTAATAGTATTCAAGACATTCTTGATTTTGCCATCAGCAAAGAAAAAGAAGCGGCTGCTTTTTATACTGAGGCCGGTAAAGAAGAGTCCATGTCCGGCGCGAAAGAAATGCTGAAGGAATTTGCCCAGGAAGAGCGGAAGCATCAAACCCTCCTCGAAGAATTCAAGAAAAAGGGGTTTGCCCCGGGCATTTCCGATTATAAATTCAAATGGATCACAGATATTAAACGCAGCAATTATATTGTAGATATGGAATACCGCAAAGGAATGCCTTACAATGAGCTTCTGATGCTGGCCATGAAGCGTGAAGAAAAAGCCCTGGCACTCTATAATGAGATGCAGCTCAAGGCCGAAACCCCTGAAGGCAAAAAACTTTTTAAGATGCTCTGCCAGGAAGAGGCCAAACACAAACTGTCCCTTGAAACGATGTATGACGACTACATGGCCCAGATGGGGGATTAG
- a CDS encoding flavodoxin family protein: MKKILGIIGSPRKLGNCEIMVKEIGRQITVPHELRLLRLTEFNLLPCRGCYACLFKEEKCVQQDDFQRVLDAIVEADALIVAAPTYFLGANASLKRLLDRGLAFYAHIDRLWGKPAVGVAIAGIPGKEGHTLLGIQNFLKMALTEIKQTRVCYGALPGEVFLNRENIEAAKALSTALFAPATGKERPFCPLCGGDTFRFLGDDRVHCLLCSNPGTIRLEMGGPVFKIHKSGHELFLSKEEALHHKEWLLQMKARYLEQKEKLKEITLAYRKPEEWIKPGE; this comes from the coding sequence ATGAAAAAAATTCTGGGAATAATCGGATCGCCGCGAAAACTGGGTAACTGCGAAATCATGGTGAAGGAAATCGGCCGCCAAATAACAGTGCCCCATGAATTGCGCCTGCTGCGCCTCACTGAATTCAACCTGCTGCCCTGCCGTGGATGTTACGCCTGCTTGTTCAAGGAAGAAAAATGCGTCCAGCAGGATGATTTTCAACGGGTACTGGACGCCATTGTTGAAGCCGACGCTTTGATTGTGGCTGCCCCCACATATTTTCTGGGCGCCAACGCAAGTTTAAAACGGCTGCTTGACAGGGGTCTCGCCTTTTATGCCCATATCGACAGGTTGTGGGGAAAACCGGCTGTGGGTGTCGCCATCGCCGGAATTCCCGGCAAAGAAGGGCATACGCTTCTTGGGATCCAGAATTTTTTAAAGATGGCCTTAACGGAAATCAAACAAACCCGAGTCTGTTATGGTGCCCTGCCCGGCGAGGTCTTTTTAAACCGGGAGAACATTGAAGCTGCCAAGGCTCTATCCACGGCCCTCTTTGCACCGGCGACGGGCAAAGAAAGACCCTTTTGCCCCTTGTGCGGCGGCGATACATTTCGCTTTCTGGGAGATGATCGGGTTCATTGCCTGCTGTGCAGCAATCCGGGGACCATCCGCCTGGAGATGGGCGGACCGGTTTTCAAGATCCACAAAAGCGGGCATGAACTTTTTTTAAGCAAGGAAGAGGCCTTGCATCATAAAGAATGGCTGCTGCAGATGAAAGCCCGTTACCTGGAGCAAAAGGAAAAGCTAAAGGAAATCACCCTGGCGTATCGCAAGCCTGAAGAATGGATCAAACCGGGAGAATAG